In Anaeromyxobacter diazotrophicus, a genomic segment contains:
- a CDS encoding EVE domain-containing protein — protein MAYWLLKTEPDDYAFEDLVREGTTAWSGVRNAQAQASLRAMQPGDRAVIYHSGERRAVGVAEVVKPAYPDPGARGEPLVCVDLRAAEPLPAPVPLEALKLEPAFAGSALLRQGRLSVVPLSPAEWQDLVELSGIIARTGGLRRKERF, from the coding sequence GTGGCCTACTGGCTGCTCAAGACCGAGCCGGACGACTACGCGTTCGAGGACCTCGTGCGCGAGGGGACGACCGCCTGGTCGGGCGTCCGCAACGCGCAGGCCCAGGCCAGCCTCCGGGCGATGCAGCCGGGGGATCGGGCCGTCATCTACCACTCCGGCGAGCGCCGCGCGGTCGGCGTCGCCGAGGTGGTGAAGCCGGCCTACCCCGACCCCGGCGCCCGCGGCGAGCCGCTCGTGTGCGTGGATCTGCGCGCCGCCGAGCCGCTGCCGGCGCCGGTGCCGCTCGAGGCGCTCAAGCTCGAGCCCGCCTTCGCCGGCTCGGCGCTGCTCCGCCAGGGGCGGCTGTCGGTGGTGCCGCTCTCGCCGGCCGAGTGGCAGGACCTGGTCGAGCTCTCCGGCATCATCGCGCGGACGGGCGGGCTGCGGCGCAAGGAGCGGTTCTGA
- a CDS encoding twin-arginine translocase TatA/TatE family subunit, which translates to MFGLGMGEVVIILVLALILLGPQKLPDAAKQLGKGLREFRKATDDLKQQFETELYAADPTKPPKPTLVEPPRPPAEGEAPPAVPAGGVPAQAQGEVPAATAQNVPGLELALAEPKPAAPAPAAPPVEAAAPVAEAAPKAS; encoded by the coding sequence ATGTTCGGCCTCGGCATGGGCGAAGTCGTCATCATCCTGGTGCTCGCCCTCATCCTGCTCGGACCCCAGAAGCTCCCCGACGCCGCCAAGCAGCTCGGGAAGGGCCTGCGCGAGTTCCGCAAGGCGACCGACGACCTGAAGCAGCAGTTCGAGACCGAGCTCTACGCCGCCGACCCGACCAAGCCCCCCAAGCCCACGCTGGTGGAGCCGCCGCGGCCGCCGGCGGAGGGTGAGGCGCCGCCCGCGGTGCCGGCGGGCGGGGTCCCGGCCCAGGCGCAGGGTGAGGTCCCGGCCGCGACTGCCCAGAACGTGCCCGGCCTCGAGCTGGCCCTGGCCGAGCCGAAGCCGGCCGCACCCGCCCCGGCCGCGCCCCCGGTCGAGGCCGCCGCCCCGGTGGCGGAGGCCGCGCCGAAGGCGTCATGA
- a CDS encoding methyl-accepting chemotaxis protein — MVAGTGFAVNQVVRRELEDGWRHRAEDDARRMATWVAAPLTAGSDDLVAAVVEGALHESGDAYLIVERADRSVAARVVKPAYADRIQAVLALQERHPETTSVSADGVYALFVPVRSEGKAGPRTAAAAGAAGPVVGYVVYGQDTGRLGDQLARVQLVILAVLLAGALLVYALLWWLTQRLVMRPLTAMSRVAGRVSECDLAARAEQLSDDELGRLAGSLNLIGENLTTTLSRVRGVSEGVGQVIERIARTGAQVAEGTGTVSARVAETGASMGEMISSLKGIADNVEVLAQSADESSSSILEMAATNNEVAENIQALAASVEETTAAIEQMTYSIKEVAKNVEDLSATAEETSSSMNEMDVSISQVESNANETAKLSEQAMKDAELGTESLGRTLAGIARIKESSKEAAVVIDSLGKKIGTIGNILNVIDEVAEQTNLLALNAAILAAQSGEHGKGFAVVADEIKDLAERTGASTKEISELIRSVQDESANAVSAMDRGVKNVEEGVRLGQEAESALKKIQASSVKSTQMVKAIARATIEQARGSKQVTMAINRIAETVQQIATATSEQARGSEQIMKSAEKMKVITKHVERSSQEQARGSKQITKAIESISEMVNHLNRAQKDQTKGSELVMGAVDQIKQVAEAQTYSVKDLEASIIDLARQADVLRGEVKRFKM, encoded by the coding sequence ATGGTGGCCGGGACCGGCTTCGCGGTGAACCAGGTCGTCCGCCGCGAGCTCGAGGACGGCTGGCGCCACCGCGCCGAGGACGACGCGCGCCGGATGGCGACCTGGGTGGCGGCGCCGCTCACCGCCGGCTCGGACGACCTGGTGGCGGCGGTGGTGGAGGGCGCGCTCCACGAGAGCGGCGACGCCTACCTCATCGTCGAGCGCGCCGACCGCTCGGTCGCGGCGCGGGTGGTGAAGCCAGCCTACGCCGACCGCATCCAGGCGGTGCTGGCGCTGCAGGAGCGCCACCCCGAGACGACCTCGGTCTCCGCCGACGGGGTGTACGCGCTCTTCGTGCCGGTGCGCAGCGAGGGGAAGGCGGGGCCCCGGACCGCCGCCGCCGCCGGCGCGGCCGGCCCGGTGGTGGGGTACGTGGTGTACGGGCAGGACACGGGCCGCCTCGGCGACCAGCTGGCGCGGGTGCAGCTCGTCATCCTGGCGGTGCTGCTGGCGGGCGCGCTCCTCGTCTACGCGCTCCTCTGGTGGCTCACCCAGCGGCTCGTGATGCGGCCGCTCACCGCGATGAGCCGGGTGGCGGGGCGCGTCTCCGAGTGCGACCTCGCCGCGCGCGCCGAGCAGCTCTCCGACGACGAGCTGGGGCGGCTGGCGGGATCGCTGAACCTCATCGGCGAGAACCTCACCACCACCCTCTCCCGCGTGCGCGGCGTCTCGGAGGGCGTGGGGCAGGTGATCGAGCGCATCGCCCGGACCGGCGCCCAGGTGGCGGAGGGCACCGGCACCGTCTCCGCCCGCGTGGCCGAGACCGGCGCCTCGATGGGCGAGATGATCTCGTCGCTCAAGGGCATCGCCGACAACGTGGAGGTGCTGGCGCAGTCGGCGGACGAGTCCTCCTCCTCCATCCTGGAGATGGCCGCCACCAACAACGAGGTGGCGGAGAACATCCAGGCGCTGGCCGCCAGCGTCGAGGAGACCACCGCCGCCATCGAGCAGATGACCTACTCGATCAAGGAGGTGGCGAAGAACGTCGAGGACCTCTCCGCCACCGCCGAGGAGACGAGCTCGTCCATGAACGAGATGGACGTCTCCATCAGCCAGGTCGAGTCGAACGCCAACGAGACCGCCAAGCTCTCCGAGCAGGCCATGAAGGACGCCGAGCTCGGGACCGAGTCGCTCGGCCGCACCCTGGCCGGCATCGCGCGCATCAAGGAGTCCTCGAAGGAGGCGGCGGTCGTCATCGACTCGCTGGGGAAGAAGATCGGCACCATCGGCAACATCCTCAACGTGATCGACGAGGTGGCGGAGCAGACGAACCTCCTCGCGCTCAACGCCGCCATCCTGGCCGCCCAGTCGGGCGAGCACGGCAAGGGCTTCGCGGTGGTGGCGGACGAGATCAAGGACCTGGCCGAGCGCACCGGCGCCTCCACCAAGGAGATCTCCGAGCTCATCCGCTCGGTGCAGGACGAGAGCGCCAACGCCGTCTCCGCCATGGACCGCGGCGTGAAGAACGTCGAGGAGGGCGTGCGCCTGGGGCAGGAGGCGGAGAGCGCGCTCAAGAAGATCCAGGCCTCGAGCGTGAAGTCGACGCAGATGGTGAAGGCCATCGCCCGCGCCACCATCGAGCAGGCGCGCGGCTCGAAGCAGGTGACGATGGCCATCAACCGGATCGCCGAGACGGTGCAGCAGATCGCCACCGCCACCTCGGAGCAGGCGCGCGGCTCCGAGCAGATCATGAAGAGCGCGGAGAAGATGAAGGTCATCACCAAGCACGTCGAGCGCTCCAGCCAGGAGCAGGCGCGCGGCTCGAAGCAGATCACGAAGGCCATCGAGTCGATCAGCGAGATGGTGAACCACCTCAACCGGGCCCAGAAGGACCAGACCAAGGGCTCGGAGCTGGTCATGGGGGCGGTCGACCAGATCAAGCAGGTGGCCGAGGCGCAGACCTACTCGGTGAAGGACCTCGAGGCGTCGATCATCGACCTGGCGCGGCAGGCGGACGTGCTGCGCGGCGAGGTGAAGCGCTTCAAGATGTGA
- a CDS encoding phosphatase PAP2 family protein produces the protein MLRAPVAAALVAAAFPAWPEEAPPLAVDVPVTAAVTGAGLALWGAMELAKGELTPSSCRWCTPPALDRRVRAAVVWPDRRAAALLSDVLEFALPASLAGADFFSAGRDLRRASEDVLVAMEAVALAAAATQLAKSAVARRRPATWATGVRTGPEDDRAFFSGHAATAFAAAAAFGTVARMRGYPAWPAVYAVGFGVAATVGYLRMAADEHWLTDVVASAAVGTALGMAVPLLLHRSPREGSWTLAPLAGGAAGVRWVLRL, from the coding sequence GTGCTGCGCGCTCCGGTCGCCGCGGCGCTGGTCGCCGCTGCCTTCCCCGCCTGGCCCGAGGAGGCGCCGCCGCTCGCGGTCGACGTGCCGGTCACCGCCGCCGTGACCGGCGCGGGGCTGGCCCTGTGGGGCGCGATGGAGCTGGCGAAGGGGGAGCTCACCCCGAGCTCCTGCCGCTGGTGCACGCCCCCCGCGCTCGACCGCCGCGTGCGCGCGGCGGTGGTCTGGCCGGATCGGCGCGCGGCCGCGCTCCTCTCGGACGTCCTCGAGTTCGCGCTCCCGGCCTCGCTGGCCGGCGCGGACTTCTTCTCCGCGGGGCGGGACCTGCGCCGCGCCTCCGAGGACGTGCTCGTCGCGATGGAGGCGGTCGCGCTCGCCGCCGCCGCCACCCAGCTCGCGAAGAGCGCCGTCGCCCGGAGGCGGCCCGCGACCTGGGCGACCGGAGTGCGCACCGGTCCCGAGGACGACCGCGCGTTCTTCTCGGGGCACGCCGCCACCGCCTTCGCCGCGGCGGCGGCGTTCGGCACCGTGGCGCGGATGCGGGGCTACCCGGCGTGGCCGGCGGTCTACGCGGTCGGCTTCGGCGTCGCGGCCACCGTCGGCTACCTCCGCATGGCGGCGGACGAGCACTGGCTCACCGACGTCGTGGCCTCCGCCGCCGTGGGCACCGCGCTGGGGATGGCGGTCCCGCTCCTGCTCCACCGCAGCCCGCGGGAGGGGTCGTGGACGCTGGCGCCGCTGGCGGGCGGGGCGGCGGGGGTCCGGTGGGTGCTCCGGCTCTGA
- a CDS encoding penicillin-binding protein 1A, giving the protein MIPPKAPAPREQPLGAPAPPPPPPAPPARRRSLLGRLLAGFLVLVLLAAGAAALVGLVAYRRFASGLPDIPSLAEYRPPVVTELVSADGQLAGELFDERRKVVPYERIPKRLVEALLASEDKNFFEHGGVDWLGTLRAAVNTYVLRHKVQGGSTITQQTAKSLLVSAEGFEEGTKRNLRRKLRELILARRLEAAFDKREILWLYLNGVFLGHHSYGVQAAAENYFRKNVEDLTLAEAALLAGLPQAPSKYSPFMHPDAAKARRRYVLRRMYEERMISAEERVAAEETEVRVYPVDDVFRETAPFYAEQARRLIVGRYGDQRVLHDGLRVELAMDLERQRGAQAAMLAGLMEVDHRQGFQGPVAHVEGQERDALRARLAKVWPAGALEPGDYAVGVVGEVDDRAALARVSVGATQGLLPIAGMRWARRPNPEQSYPDALISRPSTALHAGDVVLVRRVTREELVKREPPERQKLVPDAEVLFALEQEPKLQGALVSIEPFTGYVSAMVGGYDFDASEFNRAFQACRQPGSAFKPIVYSGAIEKLNYTPATLLTDAPVVYRDESAGVSWKPENYGGSFKGEVTLRDALVHSMNLPAVKVAAALGVDQLVSWAAALGLETPVKRELGSAIGSSCTTLWSLANVYALLDRYGEKRPSTFVKRVLDRDGRLLEDHSAPTDPWVPLSTRLAAAAAQVTTPVERVMDPRSAYITVSLLHEVATVGTGAQAAKLGKPAAGKTGTTNDSFDTWFMGMTHDLFAGVWLGYDHNEMPLGRFETGGRAALPIWLSYMESSLRDRPQPDFPQPDGIELVRIDPTTGKLAPEGGRGVLEPFKLEAKPVENPPDQPRVEVQDLFGQ; this is encoded by the coding sequence ATGATCCCCCCCAAGGCCCCCGCCCCGAGAGAGCAGCCGCTCGGCGCGCCCGCTCCCCCTCCGCCGCCGCCCGCGCCTCCGGCGCGCCGCCGCTCGCTGCTCGGCCGGCTGCTGGCGGGGTTCCTCGTGCTGGTGCTCCTCGCGGCGGGCGCCGCGGCGCTGGTGGGCCTCGTCGCCTACCGCCGCTTCGCGAGCGGGCTGCCCGACATCCCGTCCCTCGCCGAGTACCGCCCGCCGGTGGTGACCGAGCTCGTGTCGGCCGACGGCCAGCTCGCCGGCGAGCTGTTCGACGAGCGCCGCAAGGTGGTGCCGTACGAGCGCATCCCGAAGCGGCTGGTCGAGGCGCTCCTCGCCTCCGAGGACAAGAACTTCTTCGAGCACGGCGGCGTCGACTGGCTCGGGACCCTGCGGGCGGCGGTGAACACCTACGTCCTGCGCCACAAGGTGCAGGGCGGCTCCACCATCACCCAGCAGACGGCGAAGTCGCTGCTCGTCTCGGCGGAGGGGTTCGAGGAGGGCACGAAGCGCAACCTGCGGCGCAAGCTGCGCGAGCTCATCCTGGCGCGGCGGCTGGAGGCCGCCTTCGACAAGCGCGAGATCCTCTGGCTGTACCTGAACGGCGTCTTCCTCGGCCACCACAGCTACGGGGTGCAGGCGGCGGCGGAGAACTACTTCCGCAAGAACGTGGAGGACCTCACGCTGGCCGAGGCGGCGCTCCTGGCCGGCCTGCCGCAGGCGCCGAGCAAGTACTCTCCGTTCATGCACCCGGACGCCGCCAAGGCGCGCCGCCGCTACGTGCTCCGCCGCATGTACGAGGAGCGCATGATCTCCGCCGAGGAGCGGGTGGCGGCGGAGGAGACCGAGGTGAGGGTCTACCCGGTCGACGACGTCTTCCGCGAGACGGCGCCCTTCTACGCCGAGCAGGCGCGGCGGCTGATCGTCGGCCGGTACGGGGACCAGCGGGTGCTGCACGACGGCCTGCGGGTCGAGCTGGCGATGGACCTCGAGCGGCAGCGCGGCGCCCAGGCGGCCATGCTGGCCGGGCTCATGGAGGTCGATCACCGGCAGGGGTTCCAGGGGCCGGTGGCGCACGTCGAGGGCCAGGAGCGCGACGCGCTGCGGGCGCGGCTCGCCAAGGTGTGGCCGGCGGGCGCGCTCGAGCCGGGCGACTACGCGGTGGGGGTGGTGGGCGAGGTGGACGACCGCGCGGCGCTGGCGCGGGTGTCGGTGGGCGCGACCCAGGGCCTCCTGCCCATCGCCGGGATGCGCTGGGCGCGCCGCCCGAACCCGGAGCAGAGCTACCCGGACGCGCTCATCTCCCGCCCCTCGACCGCGCTCCACGCCGGCGACGTGGTGCTGGTGCGCCGGGTGACGCGGGAGGAGCTCGTGAAGCGCGAGCCCCCCGAGCGGCAGAAGCTGGTGCCGGACGCGGAGGTCCTGTTCGCGCTGGAGCAGGAGCCGAAGCTGCAGGGCGCGCTCGTCTCCATCGAGCCCTTCACCGGCTACGTCTCGGCCATGGTGGGCGGCTACGACTTCGACGCCTCCGAGTTCAACCGCGCGTTCCAGGCCTGCCGCCAGCCCGGCTCCGCCTTCAAGCCCATCGTCTACTCGGGCGCCATCGAGAAGCTCAACTACACCCCCGCCACGCTGCTCACCGACGCGCCGGTGGTCTACCGCGACGAGAGCGCGGGCGTGTCGTGGAAGCCGGAGAACTACGGCGGCTCGTTCAAGGGCGAGGTGACGCTGCGCGACGCGCTCGTCCACTCCATGAACCTGCCGGCGGTGAAGGTGGCGGCGGCGCTGGGCGTGGACCAGCTCGTCTCCTGGGCGGCGGCGCTCGGCCTCGAGACGCCGGTGAAGCGCGAGCTCGGCAGCGCCATCGGCTCCTCCTGCACCACGCTGTGGAGCCTCGCCAACGTCTACGCCCTCCTCGACCGCTACGGCGAGAAGCGGCCCTCCACCTTCGTGAAGCGGGTGCTCGACCGCGACGGGCGGCTGCTCGAGGACCACAGCGCCCCCACCGACCCGTGGGTGCCGCTCTCGACGCGGCTCGCCGCCGCCGCCGCGCAGGTGACGACGCCGGTGGAGCGCGTCATGGACCCCCGCTCCGCCTACATCACCGTCTCCCTCCTGCACGAGGTGGCGACGGTGGGCACCGGCGCGCAGGCGGCCAAGCTCGGCAAGCCGGCCGCCGGCAAGACCGGCACCACCAACGACTCGTTCGACACCTGGTTCATGGGGATGACGCACGACCTCTTCGCCGGGGTCTGGCTCGGCTACGACCACAACGAGATGCCGCTCGGCCGCTTCGAGACCGGCGGCCGCGCCGCGCTGCCCATCTGGCTCTCGTACATGGAGTCGTCGCTGCGCGACCGGCCGCAGCCCGACTTCCCGCAGCCGGACGGCATCGAGCTCGTCCGCATCGACCCCACCACCGGCAAGCTCGCGCCCGAGGGCGGACGCGGCGTGCTCGAGCCGTTCAAGCTCGAGGCGAAGCCGGTCGAGAACCCGCCCGACCAGCCGCGGGTCGAGGTGCAGGACCTCTTCGGCCAGTGA
- a CDS encoding acetyl-CoA C-acyltransferase has protein sequence MRAATPHDVVFLAARRTPFGTYGGSLKDLSATDLGVHAAQAALAQAGVSPERVDHVVFGNVAQTSSDAIYLARHVGLRAGAPVSTPALTVNRLCGSGFEAVVQGARLLAGGEAELVLAGGTESMSQAPLVLRGTRWGFPLGKPPPLEDMLWSALTDSWAGMPMALTAEKLAEQYRIGQDEVDAYSVLSQRRFAAAQEAGRLAEELAPIELPTRKGPVKFARDEHPRPDTTVESLRKLPKVFKKDGVIHAGAASGVSDGAGALLLSTRAFADAHGIRPLGRLLNWGFAGVDPTIMGIGPVAAFKNALERAQAKLSDFDLFEVNEAFAPQYLAVEQELGLPRDQTNVDGGAIAVGHPLAASGARITMHLLYELRRRGARYGLGGACIGGGQGIAVIVEAL, from the coding sequence ATGCGCGCCGCCACCCCCCACGACGTCGTCTTCCTCGCCGCCCGCAGGACCCCTTTCGGGACTTACGGCGGCTCGCTCAAGGACCTCTCCGCCACCGACCTCGGGGTGCACGCCGCCCAGGCGGCGCTGGCGCAGGCCGGCGTCTCGCCCGAGCGGGTCGACCACGTGGTGTTCGGGAACGTGGCGCAGACCTCCTCCGACGCCATCTACCTCGCCCGCCACGTCGGGCTCCGCGCCGGCGCGCCGGTCTCGACGCCTGCGCTCACCGTGAACCGCCTGTGCGGCTCAGGCTTCGAGGCGGTGGTGCAGGGGGCGCGGCTCCTCGCCGGCGGGGAGGCGGAGCTCGTCCTCGCCGGCGGCACGGAGTCCATGAGCCAGGCGCCGCTCGTCCTGCGCGGGACGCGGTGGGGCTTCCCCCTGGGCAAGCCTCCCCCGCTCGAGGACATGCTCTGGTCGGCCCTCACCGACAGCTGGGCGGGCATGCCGATGGCGCTCACCGCCGAGAAGCTCGCCGAGCAGTACCGGATCGGCCAGGACGAGGTGGACGCCTACAGCGTGCTCTCGCAGCGGCGCTTCGCGGCGGCGCAGGAGGCGGGGCGCCTCGCCGAGGAGCTCGCGCCGATCGAGCTCCCCACGCGGAAGGGCCCGGTGAAGTTCGCGCGCGACGAGCACCCGCGCCCCGACACCACCGTCGAGTCGCTGCGGAAGCTCCCCAAGGTGTTCAAGAAGGACGGGGTCATCCACGCGGGCGCGGCGAGCGGCGTCTCCGACGGCGCCGGGGCGCTCCTGCTCTCGACCCGCGCCTTCGCCGACGCGCACGGGATCCGGCCGCTGGGGCGCCTGCTCAACTGGGGGTTCGCGGGGGTCGACCCGACCATCATGGGCATCGGCCCGGTGGCGGCGTTCAAGAACGCGCTCGAGCGCGCCCAGGCGAAGCTCTCCGACTTCGACCTGTTCGAGGTGAACGAGGCCTTCGCGCCGCAGTACCTGGCGGTGGAGCAGGAGCTGGGGCTCCCGCGCGACCAGACCAACGTCGACGGCGGCGCCATCGCGGTGGGTCACCCGCTCGCGGCGAGCGGCGCCCGCATCACGATGCACCTCCTGTACGAGCTGCGCCGGCGCGGCGCGCGCTACGGGCTCGGGGGGGCGTGCATCGGCGGCGGGCAGGGCATCGCCGTGATCGTCGAGGCGCTCTAG
- a CDS encoding rhomboid family intramembrane serine protease, giving the protein MRGARNSIGDVFTFGGRVPSTVGALISAIVVASLLGALGRGVGFVDAAALVPALVWQGQLWRLVTWVFFETDPLSLLFGALTLYWFGKDLCYAWGARRFVVTFFGFAVLAGAVTCLVGRFAWPAVYVSGWTGSWPVLSALIIAWAMLFPERQILFMMALPISGRALLWLTLGGTLLYGVFGRLHAYVPHLAAQLGMLAYARGWSLRGFWQTLRIKQYERRARRRARASHLKVIKKEDPPRWMN; this is encoded by the coding sequence ATGCGCGGCGCGCGGAACTCCATCGGCGACGTCTTCACCTTCGGCGGGCGCGTCCCGTCGACCGTCGGCGCGCTCATCAGCGCCATCGTGGTGGCGAGCCTGCTCGGCGCGCTGGGCCGCGGCGTGGGCTTCGTGGACGCGGCGGCGCTGGTCCCGGCGCTCGTGTGGCAGGGCCAGCTGTGGCGGCTCGTCACCTGGGTCTTCTTCGAGACCGACCCGCTCTCGCTCCTCTTCGGCGCGCTGACCCTCTACTGGTTCGGCAAGGACCTCTGCTACGCGTGGGGCGCGCGCCGGTTCGTCGTCACGTTCTTCGGGTTCGCGGTGCTGGCGGGCGCGGTCACCTGCCTCGTCGGGCGGTTCGCCTGGCCGGCCGTGTACGTCTCCGGCTGGACCGGCTCGTGGCCGGTGCTCTCGGCGCTCATCATCGCCTGGGCCATGCTCTTCCCGGAGCGGCAGATCCTCTTCATGATGGCGCTGCCCATCTCGGGCCGCGCGCTCCTCTGGCTCACGCTCGGCGGCACGCTCCTGTACGGCGTCTTCGGGCGGCTCCACGCGTACGTGCCGCACCTGGCGGCGCAGCTCGGGATGCTGGCCTACGCGCGCGGCTGGTCCCTGCGCGGCTTCTGGCAGACGCTCCGCATCAAGCAGTACGAGCGCCGGGCCCGCCGCCGCGCGCGCGCGAGCCACCTCAAGGTCATCAAGAAGGAAGACCCGCCCCGCTGGATGAATTGA
- the tatC gene encoding twin-arginine translocase subunit TatC, translated as MTEPATKSLPPPEKPAEPESEVRLSFFEHLQELRKRLIRALLGVAVGMALVGSFCERIFRWVMQPVLKSLPEGQQYLHYTGYIEPFMVYLKVALYGGIFAAAPYVLYQFWQFIAPGLYKKERKIVFPFLASATLLFYGGAAFCYFLVMPYAFPALAAIAGEDMKPILTMTEQLSLVLAMLLGFGIIFEVPVIIAFLSMIGLVSADFLAKYRRHAIVANVTLAAIITPTGDPFNLALMAVPMILFYEIGIVLARILGKKKSAADVADDAMAK; from the coding sequence ATGACCGAGCCCGCCACGAAGTCGCTCCCGCCGCCCGAGAAGCCGGCGGAGCCGGAGAGCGAGGTCAGGCTGAGCTTCTTCGAGCACCTGCAGGAGCTGCGCAAGCGGCTCATCCGGGCGCTGCTCGGCGTCGCCGTCGGCATGGCGCTCGTCGGCTCCTTCTGCGAGCGCATCTTCCGCTGGGTGATGCAGCCGGTGCTGAAGTCGCTGCCCGAGGGGCAGCAGTACCTGCACTACACGGGCTACATCGAGCCCTTCATGGTGTACCTGAAGGTGGCGCTCTACGGCGGCATCTTCGCGGCGGCGCCGTACGTCCTGTACCAGTTCTGGCAGTTCATCGCGCCCGGCCTCTACAAGAAGGAGCGGAAGATCGTCTTCCCGTTCCTCGCCTCGGCCACGCTCCTGTTCTACGGCGGCGCCGCCTTCTGCTACTTCCTCGTCATGCCGTACGCCTTCCCCGCGCTGGCGGCGATCGCGGGCGAGGACATGAAGCCCATCCTCACCATGACCGAGCAGCTCTCGCTGGTGCTCGCCATGCTGCTCGGCTTCGGCATCATCTTCGAGGTCCCGGTCATCATCGCGTTCCTGTCGATGATCGGGCTCGTCTCGGCCGACTTCCTCGCCAAGTACCGGCGCCACGCCATCGTGGCGAACGTGACCCTGGCCGCGATCATCACCCCCACCGGCGACCCGTTCAACCTGGCGCTCATGGCGGTGCCGATGATCCTCTTCTACGAGATCGGGATCGTGCTGGCGCGCATCCTCGGGAAGAAGAAGAGCGCCGCCGACGTCGCGGACGACGCGATGGCGAAGTAG